The Caldicellulosiruptor acetigenus DNA window TCTGGTTTACAAAGGGCTATGTAGAATATATAATCCCTAATTTTCTGCGCCAAAATCAAAGAGCTGTTGAAATTCAAATTTCATTTGAAATTTCTTCAGAAGCCCCAGGTGTTAGTGAAAACTGGCCTTCAGATATATACTTTTACTTAAATGGAGTTGAACTTGGTTACTGGACAAGCCCAGGGGATTTTGGTGGAGATGTCAAAGGAATTTTTACACCTGATTGGTGGTTTCCTAACTGGAACCAATATGGGCTTTTAAAACTTCTTTCTGTTTCTGAAGATGGGACATATATAGACGGATTTAAAATTTCCAATGTCACCATAAAAGATATTGACATAGAGTCCAAAAATGAAATAAGGTTCAGAGTTGCTGTGCCTGATCATGCAAAAAACATTGGAGGAGTTACACTATTTGGAAGGCACTTTGGAAACTATGACCAGGATATAAAGTTCCGAATATTTTATGAGGAAGTATAAAACAAAAGAGGGGAATGTTCCCCTCTTTCGAGCTCTCAAGCTTTTAATTACTTTCTATGTAAACTATGAAGCTCTCACAACTCTTTTTAAAAATCGAATATCAATTTCATGCTCAACTGTCATGTCACGCAAATATTCAAACCCTTCTTTTAATCTTCCTGTTTGCTGCTCTAAATTGTCAAATCTTTTGTACACCTCATCTCTGAACATAATCATCTCTGTTCGGAACTCTGTCAAGAACGCAACCTGGTCATATACAGCGTTCATTCTTCTTGTCAGCTCTTTGTCATTTTCTTTTAATATAACAATGTCCTGCTTAATAGTCTGAACATCTTCCTCTAACTTAGTAACTCTCTGTTCAAGCATGTCTAATCTCATTTCAACAACGTCAAGCCTCTGCTCAACCTTGTCAAGCCTCTGCTCAACTCTATCAAGCCTCTGCTCAACTCTATCAAGCCTCTGCTCAATCTTATCTAATCTTTTCTCAATAGCATCAAGTCGCCCATTAATTTTTTCGAGAGATGAAAATATAGCTTGCAAAACATCACTTTCTGGCATTTTTTGCCTCCTAAATTTCAAATTTTATAGATAGAAAGATTATATCATAATTCTTTTACCAATTTTTCTGTATTTTTATTCCATATCTTTTATAACCTGAATCTGGTCTCTTGCAAGTTCAAGAATGTGAGGATTGTTTCGAGCTTCTTTGCTTGATATAAGCCTTGAAAACCATTTTCTTGCCTCGTCAATTTCACCTACTCGTCTCGAAAGCTCACCTATCAAGTACATGACCGTTGCCAAATCTATTTCATCTCCTGACCCTTCTTCATGTTCAAAAGCATCCTTATATGTTTGGAGGGCAAGTTTTTGAAATTCAAGCTCTTTTTCTTTATCTTGACTTAGCCTGTAGAGCCATGAAATTCTCAGCAAAATCCCTGCAACCTCATATTTGTTGACTTTTCTCTTAGATGTT harbors:
- a CDS encoding DUF2225 domain-containing protein; the protein is MDIYEKTLECPVCGSPIKAPFVKSSAIFIESRDTDLCVYYKGVNPLLYDVIVCGECGYAALSKNFGKLTKWDVESLKEKVASKWVKREIPFERTVDDAVTLYKLALITATSKRKVNKYEVAGILLRISWLYRLSQDKEKELEFQKLALQTYKDAFEHEEGSGDEIDLATVMYLIGELSRRVGEIDEARKWFSRLISSKEARNNPHILELARDQIQVIKDME
- a CDS encoding ArsR/SmtB family transcription factor; protein product: MKQIDNLKEAKILFEALASDARLEIINLLSKHREMNMNEIAQKLGLTNGAVTQHMKKLIAAGIVTISAAAGKHGNQKICRLVEDKIIINIVTKHPQKLYECEIKVGNYSIFEVYPTCGLATKDKLIGEVDDPKYFAHPEHVNCDIIWFTKGYVEYIIPNFLRQNQRAVEIQISFEISSEAPGVSENWPSDIYFYLNGVELGYWTSPGDFGGDVKGIFTPDWWFPNWNQYGLLKLLSVSEDGTYIDGFKISNVTIKDIDIESKNEIRFRVAVPDHAKNIGGVTLFGRHFGNYDQDIKFRIFYEEV